The following proteins come from a genomic window of Flavobacterium crocinum:
- a CDS encoding FixH family protein, translated as MKINWGTGIVIAFGLFMTFILYFVFEVQSNSKYDNDLVVEEYYKHDTHFQEEMARIQNAHDLQHKPLIKYTNSGVAVTFPAGFESDKVQGNILLYRPSNKKFDFNTKIALTNSSIIIPHKKLIKGRWDVNMEWQYEGKKYLTKEVIYVN; from the coding sequence ATGAAAATTAATTGGGGTACCGGAATCGTCATTGCATTTGGACTGTTTATGACATTTATTTTATATTTTGTTTTTGAAGTACAGTCAAATTCGAAATACGATAATGATTTGGTTGTCGAAGAATACTATAAACACGACACTCATTTTCAGGAAGAAATGGCGAGAATTCAAAACGCACACGATTTACAGCACAAACCATTAATCAAATATACAAATAGTGGAGTAGCTGTAACTTTTCCAGCCGGATTTGAAAGCGATAAAGTACAAGGGAATATTTTGTTGTATCGTCCTTCAAATAAAAAGTTTGACTTTAATACCAAAATTGCTTTAACAAACTCTTCTATCATTATTCCTCATAAAAAATTAATAAAAGGACGCTGGGATGTCAATATGGAATGGCAGTACGAAGGCAAAAAATATTTAACCAAAGAAGTGATTTACGTCAATTAA
- a CDS encoding sulfite exporter TauE/SafE family protein, which translates to MLFSAFILGLISSLHCVGMCGPIAMMLPVDRQNEAKKVTQILTYHLGRLTAYAIIGLIFGLLGRGFFLAGLQQKMSIIIGVIMIIVVLIPEKKFANYNFSKPVYRIISKIKSNLGAQFKNRSYKSLFTIGLLNGFLPCGMVYVALFGAIAMQSASFGVLYMLLFGIGTIPLMTIVVYVDSLLKLPFRNKIQKAIPYVAVIIGVLFILRGLGLGIPYISPSNVSLFVQQTPNCH; encoded by the coding sequence ATGTTGTTTTCAGCATTCATATTAGGACTTATCAGTAGTCTGCACTGTGTCGGCATGTGCGGACCAATTGCCATGATGCTTCCTGTTGACAGACAAAATGAAGCCAAAAAAGTAACACAGATTTTGACGTATCATTTGGGAAGATTGACCGCTTATGCGATAATCGGATTGATTTTTGGATTACTAGGAAGAGGTTTTTTCCTTGCGGGATTACAACAGAAAATGTCCATCATTATTGGGGTAATCATGATCATTGTGGTTTTGATTCCAGAGAAAAAATTTGCGAATTATAATTTTTCAAAACCGGTTTATAGAATTATTTCTAAAATTAAATCAAACCTCGGAGCTCAATTTAAAAACAGGAGTTATAAATCTCTTTTTACAATTGGTCTGCTAAATGGATTTCTTCCATGCGGAATGGTTTATGTAGCGCTGTTTGGAGCAATCGCTATGCAAAGTGCCAGTTTTGGTGTTTTGTATATGCTCTTATTCGGAATTGGAACTATACCGTTGATGACAATTGTAGTATATGTGGATTCATTACTAAAATTGCCTTTCAGAAATAAAATCCAAAAGGCAATTCCTTATGTTGCTGTAATTATTGGAGTTTTGTTTATTCTTAGAGGATTAGGACTTGGAATTCCATATATTTCTCCTTCTAATGTGAGTTTATTTGTACAGCAGACTCCTAACTGTCATTAG